In one Alphaproteobacteria bacterium genomic region, the following are encoded:
- a CDS encoding TfoX/Sxy family protein translates to MAVSAELMDWLAERFAPLGPVHRKRLFGGMCFYLDDAMFAAVLRDTLYFKCDADTAEAFDAACCEPFEYDKKGGTTVVPAFRRCPDSAMDDEDELLDWARLGIEAGRRTAIEKARKAARKKARKK, encoded by the coding sequence ATGGCGGTCAGCGCAGAGCTGATGGACTGGCTGGCGGAGCGCTTCGCGCCGCTGGGACCGGTGCATCGCAAGCGTCTGTTCGGCGGCATGTGCTTCTATCTGGATGATGCGATGTTCGCCGCCGTGCTGCGCGACACGCTTTACTTCAAATGCGATGCGGATACCGCGGAAGCCTTCGACGCGGCCTGCTGTGAGCCGTTCGAATATGACAAGAAGGGCGGTACGACCGTGGTGCCCGCCTTCCGGCGCTGTCCGGATTCCGCCATGGATGATGAGGATGAGTTGCTCGACTGGGCGCGTCTTGGGATTGAGGCGGGGCGGCGGACCGCGATCGAAAAGGCGCGCAAGGCCGCCCGGAAGAAGGCGAGGAAGAAATGA
- a CDS encoding GlxA family transcriptional regulator — MNKDASPPEPPAALNVGMVPLARFTLNAFGSFIDALRLAADERDRSRPIRCRWEVMSPAARAIPASCGVSITATADLLDPARFDYIVAVGGLLGHDEAQDAPIVDYLRTAASKGVAVVGICTGVFSMAKAGLLDGRKACVSWLHYQDMIDRFDQVEPDTSRLFVADGKRITCAGGVGAARLAAWMIERHLGHDVAQKALSIMMVESSRTAAPAQPQPPIAQSVRDPRVARAILLLEEKLSDPPRIGQLADRVGISRRQLERSFREELGMSFGDFSRRMRLDHGLWLTVTTDRSVLDITLECGFNGQSHFATLFRKAFGMTPTEVRRLSAVEADSLLQTRLQFKPRSVMERRAAMQAIPTLD; from the coding sequence ATGAACAAGGATGCTTCCCCTCCCGAGCCACCGGCCGCACTGAATGTCGGAATGGTGCCGCTCGCCCGGTTTACCCTGAACGCGTTCGGGTCCTTTATCGACGCCCTGAGGTTGGCCGCGGACGAACGCGATCGGTCCCGCCCGATCCGCTGCCGGTGGGAAGTGATGAGCCCCGCCGCCCGCGCCATTCCGGCCAGTTGCGGCGTATCGATCACCGCGACGGCCGATCTGCTGGACCCGGCAAGGTTCGATTACATCGTCGCGGTCGGCGGTCTTCTGGGTCATGACGAGGCGCAGGACGCCCCCATCGTCGACTACCTGCGCACCGCGGCGTCGAAGGGCGTCGCCGTGGTCGGCATCTGCACCGGCGTCTTCTCAATGGCCAAGGCAGGCCTCCTGGACGGGCGCAAGGCCTGCGTCAGCTGGCTGCATTATCAGGACATGATCGACCGCTTCGACCAGGTCGAGCCCGACACCAGCCGCCTGTTCGTCGCCGACGGAAAGCGGATCACCTGCGCCGGCGGCGTTGGCGCGGCCCGGCTGGCGGCCTGGATGATCGAACGGCATCTGGGCCATGACGTGGCGCAGAAGGCGCTGAGCATCATGATGGTCGAAAGCAGCCGGACGGCCGCCCCGGCCCAACCGCAGCCGCCGATAGCGCAATCCGTCCGCGACCCGCGGGTCGCCCGGGCCATCCTGCTGCTGGAGGAAAAACTGTCCGATCCGCCGCGCATCGGACAATTGGCCGACCGGGTCGGCATCTCCCGGCGGCAGTTGGAGCGCAGCTTCCGCGAGGAGCTGGGCATGAGTTTCGGGGATTTCTCCCGCCGAATGCGCCTGGATCACGGGCTCTGGCTGACAGTGACAACCGACCGGTCGGTTCTGGATATCACCCTGGAATGCGGTTTCAACGGCCAGTCCCATTTCGCGACCCTGTTCCGGAAGGCCTTCGGCATGACCCCAACCGAGGTCCGCCGCCTGTCCGCCGTCGAGGCGGATTCACTGCTGCAGACCCGCCTGCAGTTCAAGCCGCGCAGCGTCATGGAACGCCGTGCAGCGATGCAGGCTATCCCAACTCTGGATTAG
- a CDS encoding demethoxyubiquinone hydroxylase family protein → MATPKTENPDRTIARILKVNHAGEHGAIRIYTGQIRIATLTAPDLCDFLSETRGHEIRHADAFRRAMPARKAHPCRAMWLWGIGGYALGMVTALLGRRAIWICTAAVEARVHRHLAHQLRFLAHRDCELHDIIAGIRDEEEQHLAAARQALGRPRALDRLLDAVIALSTEAVIWLSTNGDSRRMAREIAPNDTAS, encoded by the coding sequence ATGGCTACCCCAAAGACAGAAAATCCAGACCGGACTATCGCGCGCATACTGAAGGTCAATCATGCCGGGGAACACGGGGCCATTCGCATCTATACTGGGCAGATTCGGATCGCGACCCTTACCGCACCCGACCTTTGCGACTTCTTGAGCGAAACTCGCGGTCATGAAATCAGGCACGCTGATGCATTCAGGCGTGCTATGCCCGCACGGAAAGCACACCCCTGTCGGGCGATGTGGTTATGGGGCATAGGTGGTTACGCTTTGGGGATGGTTACCGCACTGCTGGGTCGTCGGGCCATCTGGATCTGCACGGCCGCTGTAGAAGCAAGAGTGCATCGCCATCTAGCGCATCAGCTTCGTTTCCTGGCGCATCGGGACTGCGAACTTCACGACATAATTGCCGGCATCCGAGACGAGGAAGAACAACACCTGGCGGCCGCGCGACAGGCCCTTGGGCGACCTCGAGCGCTAGACCGGCTGCTCGATGCTGTGATTGCGCTATCCACCGAAGCTGTGATCTGGCTGTCCACTAATGGCGATTCCCGGAGAATGGCGCGCGAGATAGCCCCTAACGACACCGCAAGCTGA
- a CDS encoding RebB family R body protein — protein MAIPTPVNGQITDAVTQANVKVLGDAPAMAMGAVFQSMAHASGVLYENATAQQQSAQTIQQAVLGAIVSRLSGGYAK, from the coding sequence ATGGCGATACCAACCCCCGTGAACGGCCAGATCACCGATGCGGTGACCCAGGCGAATGTGAAAGTCCTGGGCGACGCCCCGGCCATGGCAATGGGCGCGGTGTTTCAATCGATGGCCCATGCCAGCGGTGTTCTCTATGAGAACGCGACCGCGCAACAGCAATCGGCGCAGACGATTCAGCAGGCCGTTCTTGGCGCGATCGTGTCGCGCCTGTCCGGCGGTTACGCCAAGTAG
- a CDS encoding acetyl-CoA acetyltransferase, protein MTAAIVGWSHSPFGKLEGEDVESLVGRVAEDALKDAGVAPEDVDAIYLGWYNGGFSKQDFGSSLVMNTVDGLRFKPSTRMENACATGSAAVHQGVNYLEAKQGKVVLVVGVEKMTATPGPEIGGILLQASYLKEEGETEGGFAGVFGQICNGYFQKYGDQSDGLATIAAKNHKNGCANPYAQLRKDLGFEFCRTISDKNPLVAGPLKRTDCSLVSDGAAALVLADMDTALGMKKAVAFRARAQVNDYLPMSKRDMTFLDGCARAWDQAFDKSGLSLDDLSFVETHDCFTIAEMMQYEAMGIAKPGEGAKAAMDGVTAKDGKLPVNPSGGLKAKGHPIGATGVSMHVMTAMQTRGEAGDMQVKDAKLGGIFNMGGAAVANYVSILEAVK, encoded by the coding sequence ATGACTGCAGCGATTGTTGGCTGGTCCCATTCCCCCTTCGGCAAGCTGGAAGGCGAAGATGTTGAATCCCTGGTCGGCCGCGTCGCCGAAGATGCGCTGAAGGATGCCGGGGTTGCCCCGGAAGACGTCGATGCCATCTATCTCGGCTGGTATAATGGTGGCTTCTCCAAACAGGATTTCGGCTCCTCTCTGGTGATGAACACCGTGGACGGTCTGCGCTTCAAGCCGTCGACCCGGATGGAAAACGCCTGCGCGACCGGGTCCGCCGCCGTGCATCAGGGTGTGAACTATCTGGAAGCCAAGCAGGGCAAGGTCGTTCTGGTCGTCGGCGTGGAAAAGATGACTGCGACACCGGGCCCGGAAATCGGCGGTATCCTGCTGCAGGCTTCCTATCTGAAGGAGGAAGGCGAAACCGAAGGTGGTTTCGCCGGGGTCTTCGGCCAGATCTGCAACGGCTATTTCCAGAAGTATGGCGATCAGAGTGACGGTCTGGCGACCATCGCCGCGAAAAACCACAAGAACGGCTGCGCCAATCCCTATGCGCAGTTGCGCAAGGATCTGGGCTTCGAGTTCTGTCGCACCATTTCGGACAAGAATCCGCTGGTCGCCGGACCGCTGAAGCGCACCGACTGCTCGCTGGTCTCCGACGGCGCGGCGGCGCTGGTGCTGGCGGATATGGATACGGCACTGGGCATGAAGAAGGCCGTTGCGTTCCGCGCCCGAGCGCAGGTCAACGACTATCTGCCGATGTCGAAGCGTGACATGACCTTCCTGGATGGCTGCGCCCGTGCCTGGGATCAGGCCTTCGACAAGTCGGGCCTGTCGCTGGACGACCTCAGCTTCGTCGAAACCCATGACTGCTTCACCATCGCCGAGATGATGCAGTACGAGGCCATGGGCATCGCCAAGCCCGGTGAAGGCGCGAAGGCGGCGATGGACGGCGTGACGGCGAAGGACGGCAAGCTGCCGGTCAATCCGTCGGGCGGGCTGAAGGCGAAGGGCCACCCGATCGGCGCGACCGGCGTGTCCATGCATGTCATGACCGCCATGCAGACCCGCGGAGAGGCGGGCGACATGCAGGTCAAGGACGCCAAGCTGGGTGGCATCTTCAACATGGGCGGCGCGGCGGTCGCCAACTACGTTTCCATCCTGGAAGCGGTGAAGTAG
- the trxB gene encoding thioredoxin-disulfide reductase: MSDTHRVKVLIIGAGPAGYTAAIYAARANLEPMLVAGLQPGGQLMITTDVENYPGYEDVIQGPWLMDQMQKQAEKVGTDIRHDLITDVDFTQRPLRAVGDSGSVYLADTIIIATGAQARWLGLPAEQKFMGFGVSACATCDGFFYRGKEVAVIGGGNTAVEEALYLTNHASKVTLIHRRDSLRAEKILQDRLLKHPKIEVIWDTVVEDVTGSEDPLGVEGLVLRNVKTDAKSELAVHGMFVAIGHDPATAVFKGHIKMDEEGYILTAADSTATDIPGVYAAGDVKDKTYRQAVTAAGMGCMAALEAEKFIAGLEDGAASEAAE, translated from the coding sequence ATGTCGGACACGCATCGGGTCAAGGTTCTCATCATCGGCGCCGGTCCGGCGGGCTATACGGCCGCGATCTATGCCGCGCGCGCCAATCTGGAACCCATGCTGGTCGCCGGGCTTCAGCCGGGCGGGCAGCTTATGATCACGACCGATGTGGAGAATTATCCGGGCTATGAGGATGTCATCCAGGGCCCGTGGCTGATGGACCAGATGCAGAAGCAGGCGGAAAAGGTCGGTACCGACATCCGCCATGACCTGATCACGGATGTCGATTTCACCCAGCGCCCGCTGCGCGCGGTCGGCGACAGCGGCAGTGTCTATCTGGCCGATACGATCATCATCGCGACCGGCGCTCAGGCGCGCTGGCTGGGCCTGCCGGCTGAGCAGAAGTTCATGGGCTTCGGCGTCTCCGCCTGCGCGACCTGCGATGGCTTCTTCTATCGCGGCAAGGAAGTCGCCGTGATCGGTGGCGGCAACACTGCCGTGGAAGAGGCGCTGTATCTTACCAATCACGCGTCCAAGGTCACACTGATCCATCGCCGCGACAGCCTGCGCGCCGAGAAGATCCTGCAGGATCGCCTGCTGAAACATCCGAAGATCGAGGTCATCTGGGACACGGTCGTCGAAGATGTGACTGGCAGCGAGGATCCGCTCGGTGTCGAGGGGCTGGTCCTGCGCAACGTCAAGACCGATGCGAAAAGCGAACTGGCCGTCCACGGCATGTTCGTCGCCATCGGTCACGACCCGGCGACGGCCGTGTTCAAGGGCCATATCAAGATGGATGAGGAAGGCTACATCCTGACCGCGGCGGATTCGACCGCGACTGATATCCCCGGCGTTTATGCGGCGGGCGACGTGAAGGACAAGACCTATCGGCAGGCCGTGACGGCGGCAGGCATGGGCTGCATGGCCGCGCTGGAGGCGGAGAAATTCATCGCCGGGTTGGAAGACGGCGCCGCGTCCGAAGCCGCCGAGTAA
- a CDS encoding thymidylate synthase yields the protein MKQYLDLLRDVRDNGVVKSDRTGTGTRSVFGRQFRFDLSEGFPLVTTKKLHLRSIIHELLWFLRGDTNIAYLKENGVSIWDEWADENGDLGPVYGKQWRSWAAPDGRSIDQMRILIDGLKRNPDSRRHMLSAWNPADIDDMALPPCHCLFQFYVADGKLSCQLYQRSADIFLGVPFNIASYALLTMMVAQGVGLRPGEFVHTFGDAHLYLNHLEQADLQLSRTPRHLPTMTINPDIDDVFAFRFEDFELSDYDPHPHIAAPVAV from the coding sequence ATGAAGCAATATCTCGATCTGCTGCGCGATGTGCGCGACAACGGTGTGGTGAAATCCGACCGGACGGGGACGGGGACACGGTCGGTTTTCGGCCGACAGTTCCGGTTCGACCTGTCCGAGGGCTTCCCTCTGGTCACCACGAAAAAGCTGCATCTGCGGTCCATCATCCATGAACTGCTGTGGTTCCTGCGCGGCGATACCAATATCGCCTATCTGAAGGAAAACGGCGTTTCGATCTGGGACGAATGGGCCGACGAGAACGGAGATCTCGGGCCGGTCTACGGTAAGCAATGGCGGTCCTGGGCCGCGCCCGACGGGCGCAGCATCGACCAGATGCGGATCCTGATCGACGGATTGAAGCGCAATCCCGACAGTCGGCGCCATATGTTGAGTGCCTGGAACCCCGCCGATATCGACGACATGGCCCTACCGCCCTGCCATTGTCTGTTCCAGTTCTATGTGGCCGATGGGAAGCTGAGTTGTCAGCTCTATCAGCGCAGCGCTGACATTTTCCTGGGGGTGCCGTTCAACATCGCGTCCTATGCGCTGTTGACGATGATGGTGGCCCAGGGCGTCGGACTGCGGCCCGGAGAGTTCGTGCATACCTTCGGGGATGCCCATCTCTACCTGAACCATCTGGAACAGGCCGATCTGCAGCTTTCCCGGACACCGCGCCATCTGCCCACCATGACCATCAACCCGGATATCGATGATGTCTTCGCCTTCCGGTTCGAGGATTTCGAACTGTCCGATTACGACCCGCATCCGCATATCGCGGCACCCGTGGCGGTCTGA
- a CDS encoding RebB family R body protein yields the protein MAFPTQVNGQITDAVAQVSVGNTGAAPALASSLLHQVWAQAMGLQMQNATARQQHDSMIADALLGSAVQRLKRGGAEDDRP from the coding sequence ATGGCCTTTCCGACCCAGGTGAACGGTCAGATCACCGACGCCGTGGCCCAGGTTTCCGTCGGAAACACGGGTGCTGCGCCGGCTCTGGCTTCCTCCCTGCTTCACCAAGTCTGGGCGCAGGCGATGGGGTTGCAGATGCAGAACGCGACCGCGCGCCAACAGCATGATTCCATGATCGCGGATGCACTTCTGGGATCGGCAGTCCAGCGCCTGAAGCGGGGCGGTGCCGAGGATGACAGGCCATGA
- a CDS encoding polymer-forming cytoskeletal protein translates to MFGSKERPGAPQAVVEGPVARSHIAAGMSVTGDIEGDIDLLLDGKLEGNLRCRSVTIGRSGELVGKIQAQEAVIDGRVEGDIEAKIVKLNVTATMIGDVRHDVIEVAAGAKIEGRYSRIDGKSGAKPVVKSSHKTDKADAPPKAPAAIAPVEDNVAAVAEKPAAEVVAMGGVKPV, encoded by the coding sequence ATGTTCGGTTCGAAGGAGCGGCCCGGAGCGCCGCAAGCCGTGGTCGAAGGCCCCGTGGCCAGATCCCATATCGCAGCGGGCATGTCGGTGACCGGTGATATCGAGGGCGATATCGACCTCCTTCTCGACGGCAAACTGGAAGGCAATCTGCGCTGCCGATCCGTCACCATCGGACGGTCCGGCGAACTGGTCGGCAAGATTCAGGCGCAGGAAGCTGTGATCGACGGCCGTGTCGAAGGCGACATCGAGGCCAAGATCGTCAAGCTGAACGTGACCGCCACCATGATCGGCGACGTGCGCCACGACGTGATCGAAGTTGCCGCCGGTGCGAAGATCGAAGGCCGCTACAGCCGGATTGACGGGAAGTCCGGGGCCAAGCCGGTGGTCAAATCCTCCCACAAGACCGACAAGGCCGATGCCCCACCGAAAGCGCCGGCCGCCATCGCACCGGTCGAAGACAATGTGGCCGCCGTGGCGGAAAAGCCGGCAGCCGAAGTCGTCGCCATGGGCGGGGTCAAGCCGGTCTGA
- a CDS encoding aromatic amino acid ammonia-lyase produces MTIQTPLNETPTVSPSYVSPAPAALPRVPVTKGAQDAIALTGNDLTLHELARIAVGHHKALLADDAWQCIADAREVVEGIVQSGRPAYGITTGVGSQKDSGVQKTELASFNRRLLAAHATRVPGPTLDPSVVRAAMTIQSNLFATGTSGVRPELVKRILERLNDNRIPPVDASGSVGASDLVPLAQLGLGLLDSAPDSIFEPGAKEALSLMNSNAISLGMGGLGLVAAERLLKTMDLAAAVALEGLRGNPGAIAAQVAAVHRRRGQKRSAGHMRALLDGSALWRDGEPRFLQDPLSFRCVSQIHGVGWEVLTRAQEVWETELNAPTDNPLIDSTTGKVISHGNMDSTALTAAVDPLRQILAKMCELSGERLHKQHWPAFSGLPTGLARESGAVGGVQFLNLSHIAASLIASTKIWATPVLLNSVGQLADGVEDTAGLAMHAVADMARVIEAAYKIATIELTVGVWAIHRRGIALEDLGAGIRPVVETLLPLLPIDREGDDMFSLTPLIDLIVNGDLVETAFASID; encoded by the coding sequence ATGACGATTCAGACGCCCTTGAACGAGACGCCCACCGTCTCGCCCTCCTATGTCTCCCCAGCCCCCGCCGCCCTGCCCCGCGTCCCGGTGACCAAAGGGGCACAGGACGCGATCGCGCTGACCGGGAACGATTTGACGCTGCACGAATTGGCACGGATCGCCGTCGGTCATCACAAGGCGCTTCTGGCGGACGATGCCTGGCAGTGTATCGCCGACGCCCGCGAAGTGGTCGAGGGCATCGTGCAGTCCGGACGCCCGGCCTATGGCATCACTACCGGCGTCGGGTCCCAGAAAGATTCCGGCGTTCAGAAGACCGAGCTGGCATCGTTCAACCGCCGCCTGCTGGCCGCCCATGCGACCCGTGTGCCCGGGCCGACCCTGGATCCTTCGGTCGTGCGGGCGGCCATGACGATTCAATCCAACCTGTTCGCGACGGGGACCAGCGGCGTCCGGCCGGAGTTGGTGAAACGCATCCTGGAACGCCTCAACGACAACCGCATTCCACCGGTCGACGCATCCGGCTCCGTCGGTGCATCCGACCTCGTGCCGCTGGCGCAGCTCGGCCTTGGCTTGCTGGACAGTGCACCGGATTCGATCTTCGAGCCGGGTGCGAAAGAGGCGTTGTCACTGATGAACAGCAACGCGATCTCGCTCGGCATGGGTGGGTTGGGGCTGGTCGCGGCGGAGCGTCTGTTGAAGACCATGGATCTGGCCGCTGCCGTCGCTCTTGAAGGGTTGCGCGGGAACCCGGGCGCCATCGCCGCTCAGGTCGCCGCCGTGCACCGTCGGCGCGGGCAGAAACGGTCGGCCGGGCATATGCGGGCCCTGCTGGACGGATCGGCACTGTGGCGGGACGGTGAACCGCGCTTCCTGCAGGATCCCCTGTCCTTCCGCTGCGTTTCGCAGATCCACGGCGTCGGCTGGGAGGTACTGACCCGCGCCCAGGAGGTCTGGGAGACCGAGTTGAATGCGCCGACGGACAATCCATTGATCGACAGCACGACCGGTAAGGTGATCAGCCACGGCAATATGGATTCGACCGCCCTGACGGCTGCCGTGGACCCGCTGCGACAGATTCTGGCGAAGATGTGCGAATTGTCTGGGGAACGCCTGCACAAGCAGCATTGGCCCGCATTTTCCGGCCTGCCCACGGGGCTGGCCCGGGAATCCGGCGCCGTGGGGGGCGTCCAGTTTCTCAATCTGTCCCATATCGCGGCGTCGCTGATCGCATCGACGAAGATCTGGGCCACACCGGTTCTGTTGAATTCCGTCGGGCAACTGGCGGACGGCGTGGAGGACACGGCGGGCCTTGCCATGCACGCCGTGGCCGACATGGCCCGCGTGATAGAGGCCGCCTACAAGATCGCGACCATCGAATTGACGGTTGGGGTCTGGGCGATCCACCGGCGCGGCATCGCATTGGAGGATCTGGGCGCGGGCATACGGCCGGTTGTGGAGACTCTGCTGCCGCTGCTGCCGATCGACCGTGAAGGGGACGACATGTTTTCCCTGACGCCGCTGATCGATCTGATCGTCAACGGCGATCTGGTGGAAACCGCATTTGCGTCGATTGACTAA
- a CDS encoding dihydrofolate reductase produces the protein MMRDARPKIVLVVAMARNRAIGIDGDLPWRLPGDLAFFKRVTMGKPLVMGRKTWESLPRKPLPGRPNLVVTRAAGYEAEGAEVFDTVEGALTRARDLAADVGEVCVVGGAEIYRQTLAHADRLYLTEVDAAPDADTFFPEIDPADWQETAREPGPPPKDPTVEAPDYHFVTLDRRKEARIG, from the coding sequence ATGATGCGCGACGCGCGCCCGAAAATCGTTCTGGTCGTGGCCATGGCGCGCAACCGCGCAATCGGTATCGATGGGGATCTGCCCTGGCGGCTGCCGGGTGATCTTGCCTTTTTCAAACGGGTCACGATGGGCAAGCCTCTGGTCATGGGGCGCAAGACCTGGGAAAGCCTGCCGCGCAAGCCCCTGCCCGGGCGACCGAACCTCGTCGTGACCCGGGCGGCGGGCTACGAGGCCGAGGGGGCGGAGGTATTCGATACGGTGGAGGGCGCGCTGACCCGGGCCAGGGACCTTGCGGCGGATGTCGGAGAAGTCTGTGTCGTCGGGGGAGCGGAGATCTATCGACAGACCCTGGCGCATGCCGACCGGCTTTATCTGACCGAGGTCGACGCGGCCCCCGATGCCGATACGTTCTTTCCGGAGATAGATCCCGCAGATTGGCAGGAGACGGCACGGGAACCGGGCCCGCCGCCGAAGGATCCCACTGTGGAGGCGCCGGATTATCACTTTGTCACGCTGGATCGCCGCAAAGAGGCGAGAATCGGCTAG